A region of Ictidomys tridecemlineatus isolate mIctTri1 chromosome 4, mIctTri1.hap1, whole genome shotgun sequence DNA encodes the following proteins:
- the Btbd10 gene encoding BTB/POZ domain-containing protein 10 isoform X2 — protein MAGRPHPYDSNSSDPEIWDRKLHSRPRKLYKHSSTPSRVAKGGVDHTKMSLHGASGGHERSRDRRRSSDRSRDSSHERAESQLTPCIRNVTSPTRQHHVEREKDHSSSRPSSPRSQKASPNGSISSAGNSSRNSSQSSSDGSCKTSGEMVFVYENAKEGARNLRTSERVTLIVDNTRFVVDPSIFTAQPNTMLGRMFGSGREHNFTRPNEKGEYEVAEGIGSTVFRAILDYYKTGIIRCPDGISIPELREACDYLCISFEYSTIKCRDLSALMHELSNDGARRQFEFYLEEMILPLMVASAQSGERECHIVVLTDDDVVDWDEEYPPQMGEEYSQIIYSTKLYRFFKYIENRDVAKSVLKERGLKKIRLGIEGYPTYKEKVKTRPGGRPEVIYNYVQRPFIRMSWEKEEGKSRHVDFQCVKSKSITNLAAAAADIPQDQLVVMHPTPQVDELDILP, from the exons TACTCCCTCACGTGTGGCTAAAGGAGGAGTTGACCACACCAAAATGAGTCTGCATGGTGCTAGTGGTGGACATGAGAGATCAAGAGATAGACGAAGGTCAAGTGACAGATCACGAGATTCATCTCATGAAAGAGCAGAGTCTCAGCTCACTCCTTGTATTAGAAATGTTACTTCTCCAACACGGCAGCATCATGTTG aaCGAGAAAAAGATCATAGTTCCTCTCGTCCAAGCAGTCCTCGTTCTCAAAAAGCATCCCCAAATGGTTCCATTAGCAGTGCTGGGAATAGCAGCAGAAACAGTAGTCAGTCAAGTTCAGATGGTAGCTGTAAGACATCTGGGGAGATGGTGTTTGtatatgaaaatgcaaaagaagGAGCTCGGAATTTAAGGACATCAGAACGAGTGACACTAATAGTGGATAACACTAGATTTGTTGTAGACCCATCCATTTTTACTGCACAGCCAAATACAATGTTGGGCAG GATGTTTGGATCTGGCCGAGAACATAACTTTACACGTCCCAATGAGAAGGGAGAATATGAAGTGGCAGAAGGAATTGGTTCCACTGTATTTCGAGCTATTCTG gATTACTATAAGACAGGAATAATCCGTTGTCCTGATGGCATATCTATTCCTGAGCTGAGAGAAGCTTGTGAttatctttgtatttcttttgaatatagtACTATTAAATGTAGAGATCTCA GTGCCCTGATGCATGAGTTATCAAATGATGGTGCTCGTAgacaatttgaattttatttggaagAAATGATCCTCCCTCTCATGGTAGCTAGTGCTCAGAGTGGGGAACGAGAATGCCATATAGTGGTGCTTACAGATGACGATGTAGTTGATTGGGATGAGGAGTATCCACCACAGATGGGAGAAGAATATTCACAAA ttATTTATAGCAcaaaattatatagatttttcaaGTACATTGAAAACAGAGATGTGGCCAAATCAGTTTTAAAGGAGAGGGGTCTTAAGAAGATTAGATTGGGAATTGAAG GTTATCCTACctacaaagaaaaagtaaagacaaGACCTGGGGGCCGCCCAGAAGTTATTTACAACTATGTCCAAAGACCCTTTATCCGAATGTcatgggagaaggaagaaggaaagagccGACATGTAGACTTTCAGTGTGTAAAGAGTAAATCTATCACCAACTTGGCAGCAGCTGCCGCAGACATTCCCCAGGATCAGCTGGTTGTCATGCACCCAACTCCGCAAGTGGATGAGTTGGATATCCTTCCTTAA
- the Btbd10 gene encoding BTB/POZ domain-containing protein 10 isoform X1 yields MPKDADLSFSAALFERAESLYTLISTFFSCFCVSTLAYAKGSTPSRVAKGGVDHTKMSLHGASGGHERSRDRRRSSDRSRDSSHERAESQLTPCIRNVTSPTRQHHVEREKDHSSSRPSSPRSQKASPNGSISSAGNSSRNSSQSSSDGSCKTSGEMVFVYENAKEGARNLRTSERVTLIVDNTRFVVDPSIFTAQPNTMLGRMFGSGREHNFTRPNEKGEYEVAEGIGSTVFRAILDYYKTGIIRCPDGISIPELREACDYLCISFEYSTIKCRDLSALMHELSNDGARRQFEFYLEEMILPLMVASAQSGERECHIVVLTDDDVVDWDEEYPPQMGEEYSQIIYSTKLYRFFKYIENRDVAKSVLKERGLKKIRLGIEGYPTYKEKVKTRPGGRPEVIYNYVQRPFIRMSWEKEEGKSRHVDFQCVKSKSITNLAAAAADIPQDQLVVMHPTPQVDELDILP; encoded by the exons TACTCCCTCACGTGTGGCTAAAGGAGGAGTTGACCACACCAAAATGAGTCTGCATGGTGCTAGTGGTGGACATGAGAGATCAAGAGATAGACGAAGGTCAAGTGACAGATCACGAGATTCATCTCATGAAAGAGCAGAGTCTCAGCTCACTCCTTGTATTAGAAATGTTACTTCTCCAACACGGCAGCATCATGTTG aaCGAGAAAAAGATCATAGTTCCTCTCGTCCAAGCAGTCCTCGTTCTCAAAAAGCATCCCCAAATGGTTCCATTAGCAGTGCTGGGAATAGCAGCAGAAACAGTAGTCAGTCAAGTTCAGATGGTAGCTGTAAGACATCTGGGGAGATGGTGTTTGtatatgaaaatgcaaaagaagGAGCTCGGAATTTAAGGACATCAGAACGAGTGACACTAATAGTGGATAACACTAGATTTGTTGTAGACCCATCCATTTTTACTGCACAGCCAAATACAATGTTGGGCAG GATGTTTGGATCTGGCCGAGAACATAACTTTACACGTCCCAATGAGAAGGGAGAATATGAAGTGGCAGAAGGAATTGGTTCCACTGTATTTCGAGCTATTCTG gATTACTATAAGACAGGAATAATCCGTTGTCCTGATGGCATATCTATTCCTGAGCTGAGAGAAGCTTGTGAttatctttgtatttcttttgaatatagtACTATTAAATGTAGAGATCTCA GTGCCCTGATGCATGAGTTATCAAATGATGGTGCTCGTAgacaatttgaattttatttggaagAAATGATCCTCCCTCTCATGGTAGCTAGTGCTCAGAGTGGGGAACGAGAATGCCATATAGTGGTGCTTACAGATGACGATGTAGTTGATTGGGATGAGGAGTATCCACCACAGATGGGAGAAGAATATTCACAAA ttATTTATAGCAcaaaattatatagatttttcaaGTACATTGAAAACAGAGATGTGGCCAAATCAGTTTTAAAGGAGAGGGGTCTTAAGAAGATTAGATTGGGAATTGAAG GTTATCCTACctacaaagaaaaagtaaagacaaGACCTGGGGGCCGCCCAGAAGTTATTTACAACTATGTCCAAAGACCCTTTATCCGAATGTcatgggagaaggaagaaggaaagagccGACATGTAGACTTTCAGTGTGTAAAGAGTAAATCTATCACCAACTTGGCAGCAGCTGCCGCAGACATTCCCCAGGATCAGCTGGTTGTCATGCACCCAACTCCGCAAGTGGATGAGTTGGATATCCTTCCTTAA
- the Btbd10 gene encoding BTB/POZ domain-containing protein 10 isoform X4, with translation MSLHGASGGHERSRDRRRSSDRSRDSSHERAESQLTPCIRNVTSPTRQHHVEREKDHSSSRPSSPRSQKASPNGSISSAGNSSRNSSQSSSDGSCKTSGEMVFVYENAKEGARNLRTSERVTLIVDNTRFVVDPSIFTAQPNTMLGRMFGSGREHNFTRPNEKGEYEVAEGIGSTVFRAILDYYKTGIIRCPDGISIPELREACDYLCISFEYSTIKCRDLSALMHELSNDGARRQFEFYLEEMILPLMVASAQSGERECHIVVLTDDDVVDWDEEYPPQMGEEYSQIIYSTKLYRFFKYIENRDVAKSVLKERGLKKIRLGIEGYPTYKEKVKTRPGGRPEVIYNYVQRPFIRMSWEKEEGKSRHVDFQCVKSKSITNLAAAAADIPQDQLVVMHPTPQVDELDILP, from the exons ATGAGTCTGCATGGTGCTAGTGGTGGACATGAGAGATCAAGAGATAGACGAAGGTCAAGTGACAGATCACGAGATTCATCTCATGAAAGAGCAGAGTCTCAGCTCACTCCTTGTATTAGAAATGTTACTTCTCCAACACGGCAGCATCATGTTG aaCGAGAAAAAGATCATAGTTCCTCTCGTCCAAGCAGTCCTCGTTCTCAAAAAGCATCCCCAAATGGTTCCATTAGCAGTGCTGGGAATAGCAGCAGAAACAGTAGTCAGTCAAGTTCAGATGGTAGCTGTAAGACATCTGGGGAGATGGTGTTTGtatatgaaaatgcaaaagaagGAGCTCGGAATTTAAGGACATCAGAACGAGTGACACTAATAGTGGATAACACTAGATTTGTTGTAGACCCATCCATTTTTACTGCACAGCCAAATACAATGTTGGGCAG GATGTTTGGATCTGGCCGAGAACATAACTTTACACGTCCCAATGAGAAGGGAGAATATGAAGTGGCAGAAGGAATTGGTTCCACTGTATTTCGAGCTATTCTG gATTACTATAAGACAGGAATAATCCGTTGTCCTGATGGCATATCTATTCCTGAGCTGAGAGAAGCTTGTGAttatctttgtatttcttttgaatatagtACTATTAAATGTAGAGATCTCA GTGCCCTGATGCATGAGTTATCAAATGATGGTGCTCGTAgacaatttgaattttatttggaagAAATGATCCTCCCTCTCATGGTAGCTAGTGCTCAGAGTGGGGAACGAGAATGCCATATAGTGGTGCTTACAGATGACGATGTAGTTGATTGGGATGAGGAGTATCCACCACAGATGGGAGAAGAATATTCACAAA ttATTTATAGCAcaaaattatatagatttttcaaGTACATTGAAAACAGAGATGTGGCCAAATCAGTTTTAAAGGAGAGGGGTCTTAAGAAGATTAGATTGGGAATTGAAG GTTATCCTACctacaaagaaaaagtaaagacaaGACCTGGGGGCCGCCCAGAAGTTATTTACAACTATGTCCAAAGACCCTTTATCCGAATGTcatgggagaaggaagaaggaaagagccGACATGTAGACTTTCAGTGTGTAAAGAGTAAATCTATCACCAACTTGGCAGCAGCTGCCGCAGACATTCCCCAGGATCAGCTGGTTGTCATGCACCCAACTCCGCAAGTGGATGAGTTGGATATCCTTCCTTAA